From a region of the Nothobranchius furzeri strain GRZ-AD chromosome 12, NfurGRZ-RIMD1, whole genome shotgun sequence genome:
- the lrrc18a gene encoding leucine-rich repeat-containing protein 18, which translates to MPKGKGTKVTLSSAKKAIQLTLFGRRRLTLSNMGLTTFPTCLLELSNLDELDLSRNKIMELPDNIGNLSSLKWLDLHSNKLESVPESIGNVAGLTHLNLANNCLTSAGLPSSLGFLSNLESLNLGLNQLDSLPPTLEFLDNLKELGLFDNSLVQLPEFVKGLRSLTKLNVSRNPLTCVEETCEGQEAKGSESTEDVYLVHESSLCEGCLQKVLGSKEMLMRKKRCDCVKPPSFSGLVTPNSVAINTQHVWRMKDKKAS; encoded by the coding sequence ATGCCCAAAGGAAAAGGGACGAAGGTGACCCTAAGTTCAGCCAAAAAGGCAATACAGCTGACCCTGTTTGGAAGGCGTAGACTCACCCTGAGTAACATGGGATTAACCACCTTCCCAACGTGCCTCTTGGAGTTGTCTAACCTGGATGAGTTGGATTTGAGCCGCAACAAGATAATGGAACTTCCTGATAACATTGGAAACTTGTCTTCCCTCAAATGGTTGGATCTGCATAGCAACAAGCTGGAGTCGGTACCCGAGTCCATCGGCAATGTGGCAGGACTGACCCACCTCAACCTGGCGAACAACTGCCTAACATCTGCAGGTTTACCCTCCTCTCTGGGTTTCCTCTCCAACCTGGAGAGCCTCAATCTAGGATTGAACCAGCTAGATTCCCTTCCCCCCACCCTGGAGTTCCTGGACAACCTCAAAGAGTTAGGCCTGTTTGATAACTCCCTTGTCCAGCTGCCTGAGTTTGTGAAAGGCCTACGCAGCCTCACCAAGTTGAATGTGAGCCGTAATCCTCTGACATGTGTCGAGGAGACATGTGAAGGGCAGGAAGCTAAGGGTTCAGAATCAACAGAAGATGTGTACTTGGTCCATGAAAGCAGCTTGTGTGAGGGATGCCTTCAGAAAGTTCTAGGGTCAAAAGAAATGTTGATGAGAAAAAAGAGATGTGACTGCGTTAAACCGCCATCCTTCTCTGGATTGGTGACTCCTAACTCCGTGGCCATAAATACTCAGCATGTGTGGAGAATGAAAGACAAGAAAGCATCTTAA